Part of the Thermodesulfovibrio thiophilus DSM 17215 genome, CTACGGAAGATGAAATTTTCAATAAGGCTCCCTACGAACTGACAAATGAGGAACTTGACCGTGCAATCTCAATATTAGAGCAGGACTACTATACAGTTTCGGATAGCGACGTAGAAACAAAAATCGATATTGAAGCCTGTTTGCAGGCGTATTACGACGAACGAAGAAACAGGCAGATATTCAAAGGAGGAGGCAATGAAGTGGAACCTTTCTGAGATAAGCAGACAAGACTGTTTAAACTTTCTCTCAGCAGAGCACTACAAAGACAGTCTGCCATCTAAGGTTAAATGTACAGGCTGCTTTATAGATGGACAGCTTACAGGAGTTGTGGGTATCTATAAAGCCTCATGGTTTCAAACTGAAATCAGATATCTCTACGTGGCTGAAAATTACAGAAACAGAGGAATCGGAACTAATCTGGTTAAAAATGCTCTTGAGCATATTAAAACACCTGTTGTGGCTGCCACTGTTATAAAGGGCAATAAGCCATCGATGATGATATTTTTAAGGCTGGGATTCAAAGAAGCCCTTGAGTTCATAAACCCTGCCACTTCAAACGAAGTGATTCTGCTGCTTAAGAAGCTATAAAAACTGTCAAACTT contains:
- a CDS encoding GNAT family N-acetyltransferase; its protein translation is MKWNLSEISRQDCLNFLSAEHYKDSLPSKVKCTGCFIDGQLTGVVGIYKASWFQTEIRYLYVAENYRNRGIGTNLVKNALEHIKTPVVAATVIKGNKPSMMIFLRLGFKEALEFINPATSNEVILLLKKL